A single region of the Thermodesulfatator indicus DSM 15286 genome encodes:
- a CDS encoding CoB--CoM heterodisulfide reductase iron-sulfur subunit A family protein, with amino-acid sequence MPKIGVYVCFCGENIAGVIDCEEVRAFAEKLPGVTVARTNLFMCSDPGQEIIKEDIRKGLVDRVVVAACTPRTHEPIFRKALEDAGLNKYLLEMANIRDQDSWVHAFDKEGATKKAKQLVASAVAKVFYAEPLEETEVDVTKAALVIGGGVAGIFSSLELANMGYKVYLVEKDPSIGGVMAQLDKTFPTNDCSAUILTPAMVQVSTNPNIELITYAEVENVEGFVGNFKVKVRKKQTWVDWSKCTGCGECLEKCPVKVPNEFNAGLDHRPAVYIQFPQAVPKKAVIDIDNCINCAGRKFGTQPKISKRTGKPILAPCERACGTGAINRSLNLDPNGEVVEIEVGTIVVATGFKVMEKDWFKEYAPHHPDVITSLQLERLTSATGPTGGKLLRPSTNQKPKVISFISCVGSRDSRYHTYCSRVCCMYMIKQAKLIKSKYPDIDIYMHFMDVRTPGKDFDEYYTSAIEMGINIVRGKPGGIEVLPDGRLRVMAYDAGLGKNIEVHADMVVLATAMELPESAKKLASTLNLTLDAAGFFKELHPKLKPVETTVEGIFLAGCCQGPKDIPDTVSQAKGAAAVAAGPLAKGKVVIEPIISEVDQNKCSGCGLCVPVCPYKAISLELVNDRPRAKISPTACKGCGLCTSTCPTGAIILHGFTDKQIEAQVEALTMPV; translated from the coding sequence ATGCCAAAAATTGGAGTTTATGTGTGTTTTTGTGGCGAAAATATCGCTGGAGTTATTGATTGTGAGGAGGTAAGAGCCTTTGCGGAAAAATTGCCAGGAGTCACTGTAGCTAGAACCAATCTCTTTATGTGTTCTGATCCTGGTCAGGAAATAATCAAAGAAGATATTCGTAAAGGATTGGTTGATCGAGTAGTAGTGGCGGCTTGTACTCCCAGGACTCACGAACCAATTTTCCGTAAAGCCTTGGAAGATGCTGGTTTAAACAAATATTTACTTGAGATGGCTAATATTCGTGACCAGGATTCATGGGTACACGCGTTTGATAAAGAAGGGGCTACCAAGAAGGCCAAACAGTTGGTAGCATCTGCGGTAGCCAAAGTATTTTACGCTGAACCTCTTGAAGAAACGGAAGTCGATGTTACCAAAGCGGCTCTTGTAATTGGTGGCGGTGTGGCGGGTATCTTTTCTTCTCTTGAACTCGCCAATATGGGTTATAAGGTCTATCTGGTTGAGAAAGACCCTTCTATTGGTGGGGTGATGGCCCAGCTTGATAAGACCTTCCCCACCAATGATTGTTCGGCGTGAATACTCACGCCCGCTATGGTGCAGGTTAGCACCAATCCAAATATCGAGCTTATTACTTACGCTGAGGTAGAAAACGTGGAAGGCTTTGTAGGGAACTTTAAAGTTAAGGTTCGCAAAAAGCAAACCTGGGTTGACTGGTCAAAATGTACCGGTTGCGGTGAATGTTTGGAAAAGTGCCCAGTCAAAGTGCCCAATGAATTTAACGCGGGCCTTGATCACCGCCCAGCAGTATATATTCAGTTCCCTCAGGCAGTGCCTAAAAAAGCAGTTATTGACATTGATAATTGTATTAATTGTGCTGGCCGTAAATTTGGCACCCAACCAAAAATTAGTAAACGTACAGGCAAGCCTATATTGGCTCCCTGTGAAAGGGCTTGTGGTACAGGGGCTATTAATCGTAGTCTTAATCTTGATCCTAACGGTGAGGTTGTAGAAATAGAAGTAGGGACTATTGTAGTGGCTACTGGTTTCAAAGTAATGGAAAAAGACTGGTTTAAAGAATACGCCCCTCATCACCCTGATGTTATAACCTCTCTTCAGCTTGAGCGTCTTACTTCTGCTACTGGGCCTACTGGTGGTAAATTATTGAGGCCTTCTACCAACCAAAAGCCCAAGGTAATTTCTTTTATTTCTTGTGTAGGGTCCAGGGATTCTCGCTATCATACCTACTGTTCCCGTGTGTGTTGTATGTATATGATTAAGCAAGCTAAACTCATTAAGAGCAAGTATCCTGATATCGACATTTATATGCATTTCATGGACGTAAGAACTCCTGGTAAGGATTTTGACGAGTATTATACTTCGGCCATTGAAATGGGTATCAATATTGTGAGGGGGAAACCTGGTGGTATTGAAGTTCTTCCTGACGGACGTTTACGGGTAATGGCTTATGATGCAGGACTTGGAAAAAATATAGAAGTACATGCCGACATGGTAGTTCTGGCTACGGCTATGGAACTGCCTGAATCTGCCAAAAAGCTTGCTTCTACTTTAAATCTTACCCTTGATGCGGCAGGCTTTTTTAAAGAACTCCATCCTAAACTTAAGCCAGTAGAAACTACTGTTGAGGGAATATTCCTTGCAGGTTGTTGCCAAGGTCCCAAAGACATACCTGATACAGTCTCTCAAGCCAAAGGTGCTGCAGCGGTGGCTGCTGGGCCTTTAGCTAAGGGTAAAGTGGTTATTGAACCTATTATTTCTGAAGTTGATCAGAATAAATGTAGTGGTTGTGGTTTATGTGTTCCCGTGTGTCCGTATAAGGCTATTTCTCTAGAGTTAGTAAACGATCGTCCCAGAGCCAAAATAAGCCCCACGGCTTGTAAAGGTTGTGGACTATGTACTAGCACGTGTCCAACAGGGGCTATTATCCTTCACGGTTTTACAGATAAGCAAATAGAGGCCCAGGTTGAGGCCTTAACCATGCCGGTTTAG
- a CDS encoding 4Fe-4S dicluster domain-containing protein has protein sequence MYEGVVVVNEKDRQLALQTIIERGGEGILRCIQCGACQSICPMALADFTLNPRKLIRLIQFGYLEEMIEDSSTWACQACNRCVEICPRNVKPFEIVFAYRRYQAMELAFSTSAVQSQMNLYMKGHAVFTEAYKEIRQKVGLPPDTPTAVTYPEAVKEIQTLIESSPIMELGLF, from the coding sequence ATGTATGAAGGAGTAGTTGTAGTAAATGAAAAAGACCGCCAGCTGGCGCTTCAAACTATTATTGAACGCGGTGGCGAGGGGATTCTCCGATGTATTCAGTGTGGGGCCTGTCAATCTATTTGTCCTATGGCGCTGGCTGATTTTACTTTGAATCCTAGAAAGTTAATTCGTTTAATCCAGTTTGGATATTTAGAAGAAATGATTGAAGATTCCTCTACTTGGGCCTGTCAGGCCTGTAATCGTTGTGTGGAGATTTGTCCTCGAAATGTCAAGCCTTTTGAGATAGTTTTTGCTTATCGTCGTTATCAGGCCATGGAGCTTGCCTTCTCTACCTCAGCGGTTCAGAGCCAGATGAACCTTTATATGAAAGGGCACGCTGTTTTCACTGAGGCCTATAAAGAAATTAGACAAAAAGTGGGGCTTCCACCTGATACTCCCACGGCTGTTACCTATCCAGAGGCAGTTAAGGAAATTCAAACACTTATTGAAAGCAGTCCTATTATGGAATTGGGGTTATTTTAG
- a CDS encoding CoB--CoM heterodisulfide reductase iron-sulfur subunit B family protein → MKTMGLFLGCNIPFKLPDIEQSLRKTLPELGIDLVDLEGASCCPSWGTLPSFDLPTWLAVSARNITLAEAKGVDIVTGCNSCFGILAETKHMVEHDEEYRKAVQEKLALINREYKGTSNVYHVLHALYKFVGPEAINQKIKYTLSQLTIAVQIGCHATWPSKIMAVKEPNPFFPSILKELCEALEAEVPHYSRLEACCGMGGMRSTNMEKSLGLLKEKLISIKEEIDADMIVVGCSSCYLQMDGGQKILRDRGEIDFEIPVFYYTQLLALCMGFDPKQVAAIHEIPREEIIARIQSEERLKEKQEG, encoded by the coding sequence ATGAAAACTATGGGACTTTTTTTGGGATGTAATATTCCTTTTAAATTACCAGATATAGAACAATCTCTCAGGAAGACATTGCCTGAATTAGGGATAGATTTGGTTGACCTGGAAGGGGCTAGTTGCTGCCCTTCGTGGGGTACCTTACCTTCATTTGATCTGCCTACTTGGCTGGCTGTTTCCGCCAGGAATATCACTCTAGCCGAGGCTAAAGGTGTTGATATTGTTACCGGGTGTAATAGCTGTTTTGGTATTCTTGCTGAAACCAAACATATGGTTGAACATGACGAGGAATACCGTAAGGCAGTCCAAGAAAAGCTAGCTTTAATTAATCGTGAATACAAAGGCACTTCTAATGTTTATCACGTCTTGCACGCGCTTTATAAGTTTGTTGGTCCAGAGGCTATCAATCAAAAAATAAAATACACCCTTAGTCAGCTTACTATTGCCGTACAAATAGGTTGTCACGCTACTTGGCCTTCAAAGATTATGGCGGTAAAAGAGCCCAATCCCTTTTTCCCCAGTATTTTAAAAGAACTCTGTGAAGCCCTTGAAGCAGAGGTGCCACATTATAGCCGCCTTGAGGCCTGTTGCGGTATGGGTGGTATGAGAAGTACTAATATGGAAAAATCTCTTGGGCTTCTTAAAGAAAAGCTTATCTCTATTAAAGAAGAAATAGACGCTGACATGATCGTGGTTGGCTGTTCTTCCTGTTATCTTCAAATGGACGGCGGGCAAAAGATTTTGCGTGACCGCGGTGAGATTGATTTTGAGATTCCGGTTTTTTATTACACGCAACTTTTGGCCTTGTGTATGGGGTTTGATCCCAAACAGGTAGCAGCTATTCACGAAATACCTAGGGAAGAAATTATCGCTCGTATTCAGAGCGAAGAGCGTCTTAAAGAAAAACAGGAGGGTTAA
- a CDS encoding hydrogenase iron-sulfur subunit — MEFTPNIICFACHWUCYGAADAAGVARFKYPPTVKFIRVPCSGRVDVEFVMEALARGADGVIVGGCRLGECHYQVGNYKANKRFEIFKKLLADLGFEPDRVKTLWISGSEGQKLAQEVTAFSEHIQNLGPNPLKAS, encoded by the coding sequence ATGGAATTTACACCTAACATTATATGTTTTGCTTGTCACTGGTGATGCTACGGAGCAGCAGATGCGGCAGGTGTCGCTCGGTTCAAGTATCCACCAACAGTTAAATTTATAAGGGTGCCGTGTTCAGGTAGGGTAGATGTAGAGTTTGTAATGGAAGCATTAGCCAGAGGAGCCGACGGTGTTATCGTTGGTGGGTGCCGTTTAGGAGAGTGCCATTATCAGGTGGGCAATTACAAAGCCAATAAGCGTTTTGAAATATTTAAAAAACTTTTGGCAGATCTTGGTTTTGAGCCTGACCGTGTAAAGACCTTGTGGATTTCGGGTTCTGAAGGGCAAAAATTGGCACAAGAGGTTACGGCTTTTAGTGAACATATTCAAAATCTTGGTCCGAATCCATTGAAGGCAAGTTAG
- a CDS encoding NADH ubiquinone dehydrogenase: MSNKIKLGVLLAGGCAGCEMAIVDLSERLLDALEHLEVVFWAPTVADVKYKDLEAMPEGAIDVALVDGMVRLDEHEHMLKVLREKSKVLVAFGSCASEGCIPGMANLFKAEDLLKQGYVDTFSTDNPDGILPQPEWKEDGKYDLTLPRFLDKVSPISSVVEVDYFMGGCPPHPDFVWEAILAIVQGNLPPKGSWITCGKSVCEFCGRNPAIQGRTREMAKEVKRTFEGAPDDGKCLLEQGYVCFGPFTQGDCKALCPKIGIPCRGCGGPLPGVKDYGAKAVSALGSMLTDEAVEQLLNKYTNLAQFVYRYSLPASLLKK, encoded by the coding sequence ATGTCCAATAAAATAAAGTTAGGGGTCTTGTTGGCCGGTGGATGTGCCGGTTGTGAAATGGCCATCGTAGATCTATCTGAAAGATTACTTGATGCCCTAGAGCACCTAGAGGTTGTTTTCTGGGCGCCAACGGTGGCTGACGTGAAGTATAAAGATTTAGAGGCTATGCCAGAAGGGGCCATAGATGTAGCACTGGTGGATGGCATGGTTCGTCTCGACGAGCATGAGCATATGCTAAAGGTATTGCGTGAAAAGTCTAAAGTCTTGGTGGCCTTTGGAAGCTGTGCTTCTGAGGGTTGTATCCCTGGTATGGCTAACCTTTTTAAGGCTGAAGATTTATTAAAACAGGGTTATGTAGATACTTTTAGTACTGATAATCCTGATGGCATTTTGCCTCAGCCTGAGTGGAAAGAAGATGGTAAATATGACCTTACGCTTCCGCGCTTCTTAGATAAGGTTTCTCCTATATCTTCAGTAGTAGAAGTTGATTATTTCATGGGTGGATGTCCGCCTCATCCTGATTTCGTTTGGGAAGCTATTTTAGCTATTGTTCAGGGAAATCTTCCGCCAAAAGGTTCTTGGATTACCTGTGGAAAATCAGTTTGTGAATTTTGTGGGCGCAATCCTGCTATCCAGGGCCGTACTCGCGAAATGGCTAAAGAAGTCAAGCGTACCTTTGAAGGCGCTCCAGATGATGGAAAGTGCCTTTTAGAACAGGGTTATGTTTGTTTTGGCCCTTTTACCCAGGGAGATTGTAAAGCACTTTGCCCCAAAATTGGAATCCCCTGTCGTGGTTGCGGAGGTCCGCTTCCGGGAGTTAAGGATTACGGAGCCAAGGCGGTTAGTGCCCTCGGTAGCATGCTAACTGACGAAGCAGTAGAACAATTACTTAACAAATATACTAATTTGGCCCAGTTTGTTTATCGCTATTCTTTACCGGCCAGTTTGCTTAAGAAATAA
- a CDS encoding Ni/Fe hydrogenase subunit alpha, whose product MKKITIEPITRLEGHGKIAIFLDDNGNVDNAFFQVVEFRGYEKFVQGMPMEEVPRTVSTICGVCRGVHFTASMKALDQIFGVEPTPVARKLREIFFNAHYVEDHAAILYALGLPDFVVGPEASPAERNVIGLIQKVGVDIGRQVLKRRGYAVKIFELLGGKPNHPVAALPGGWAKKLSEEERQQILEWGKELVELGKFTLQVFEDVVLKNEKYMELITGDMYKVVVNYMGGVDENGILTSYYEPKVQKIVSHNGQEIGSFTGKQYLDFIAERVLPWSYLKMPYLKQMGWKGYDDGEDTSLYAVGPLPRINIAKGFSTPLAQEAYEKFWDTFKERPVHYIQAYHWARAIELLHAAERIVELASDPEITSPETRRHDFNITGEGVGIVEAPRGTLIHHYQTDDKGYVTNANLIVATTHNKGPINAAIRKAAKHFIKEGKVDEAILNYVEMAFRPFDLCLACATHAAGPGVTPIEIFVYDKNGNLQQKLRNF is encoded by the coding sequence ATGAAAAAGATAACTATAGAACCGATTACCCGTCTGGAAGGGCACGGGAAGATTGCTATTTTTCTTGATGATAATGGAAATGTTGATAATGCCTTCTTTCAGGTAGTTGAATTTCGCGGCTATGAGAAGTTTGTTCAAGGAATGCCGATGGAAGAGGTGCCCCGGACGGTTTCTACCATCTGTGGTGTTTGTCGAGGGGTTCACTTTACCGCTTCGATGAAGGCCTTGGACCAGATTTTTGGTGTAGAACCAACACCGGTGGCTAGGAAACTTAGAGAAATTTTCTTTAATGCCCATTATGTTGAAGACCATGCTGCTATTCTTTATGCCCTTGGTCTTCCTGATTTTGTAGTTGGGCCTGAGGCTTCACCAGCGGAGCGTAACGTGATAGGTCTTATTCAGAAGGTCGGAGTGGATATAGGCCGTCAAGTACTTAAAAGACGTGGTTATGCTGTTAAAATTTTCGAACTCTTAGGTGGTAAACCCAACCATCCTGTGGCTGCGCTTCCTGGAGGTTGGGCTAAGAAGCTTTCTGAAGAAGAACGCCAGCAGATACTTGAATGGGGTAAAGAGCTGGTAGAACTTGGCAAGTTTACTCTGCAGGTTTTTGAAGATGTAGTTCTTAAGAACGAGAAGTACATGGAACTCATCACCGGCGATATGTATAAAGTGGTGGTGAATTACATGGGCGGTGTAGATGAGAACGGTATTTTAACTTCTTATTATGAGCCAAAAGTGCAAAAGATAGTTTCTCATAATGGTCAAGAGATTGGTTCCTTTACCGGTAAGCAATACCTGGATTTTATAGCGGAAAGGGTTCTCCCCTGGAGTTATCTCAAGATGCCTTATCTTAAGCAAATGGGCTGGAAAGGTTATGATGATGGTGAAGATACCAGTCTTTACGCTGTTGGTCCTTTACCTCGTATAAATATAGCTAAAGGCTTCAGCACTCCTCTGGCTCAAGAGGCTTACGAGAAATTTTGGGATACTTTTAAAGAACGTCCTGTTCACTACATTCAAGCCTATCACTGGGCTAGGGCTATTGAACTCCTTCACGCAGCTGAACGCATTGTTGAATTAGCCAGTGATCCGGAGATTACTTCTCCTGAGACTCGTCGTCACGATTTTAACATTACTGGTGAAGGAGTGGGCATTGTAGAAGCTCCTCGTGGAACTCTCATCCATCATTATCAAACTGACGATAAGGGTTATGTGACCAATGCTAATCTTATTGTAGCAACCACTCATAATAAAGGTCCTATTAACGCGGCTATTCGGAAGGCGGCTAAGCACTTCATCAAAGAGGGCAAGGTTGATGAGGCTATTTTAAATTACGTGGAAATGGCTTTTCGTCCCTTTGACTTATGCTTAGCCTGTGCCACTCATGCTGCTGGTCCAGGCGTTACTCCTATAGAAATCTTTGTTTACGATAAAAATGGTAATCTCCAGCAGAAACTTAGGAATTTCTAG
- a CDS encoding hydrogenase maturation protease, with translation MATKKVILIGIGNPYLQDDRAGLEVVSRLRELGCPWDLEELYTTGLELLDKIKGYDEVIIVDAAQWGKEPGTIIELSGEELRLPHVSSVNTHAMTLGHIIELGYVAFPDEMPKKFTAYLIEAEHLDEFSQVMSPRIEEAIEKLVKLFTEIWKSSL, from the coding sequence ATGGCTACCAAAAAAGTTATCCTTATAGGTATTGGGAATCCTTATTTACAGGATGATAGGGCAGGGCTTGAAGTGGTTTCTCGTTTAAGAGAGCTAGGTTGTCCCTGGGATCTTGAAGAACTCTATACCACCGGCCTTGAATTGCTTGACAAGATTAAAGGTTATGATGAAGTCATAATAGTTGATGCGGCTCAGTGGGGGAAAGAACCGGGCACTATAATCGAATTAAGCGGAGAGGAATTAAGGCTTCCTCATGTTTCTTCGGTTAATACCCACGCCATGACTTTAGGGCACATAATTGAGTTAGGCTACGTGGCTTTTCCTGATGAGATGCCCAAAAAATTTACGGCTTATTTGATAGAAGCCGAGCATTTAGATGAATTTTCTCAGGTAATGTCTCCTCGAATTGAAGAAGCTATAGAAAAGCTGGTTAAGCTTTTTACTGAAATTTGGAAAAGCTCACTTTAG
- a CDS encoding SMP-30/gluconolactonase/LRE family protein, protein MISNYLRPSKWLIIIVLLGLFFWLSPSYSQQVTDQVSEEALKKALEGTAQRAEPKVIAIIDKDDQGNKLSFPSYLAYDPGRDELYVVDTAKGRIIVYSPDLFPIFSMGKGRGVFAPAGLAIDKQGNIYLCQGTSSYESRPHISVFNAAAIKIKDIFLKGFEGAENFHPRSIAIGQNGKLYVTGIGYRGLIVLDKEGNYIKTLAPKDRFTPETPEKEAIITDVFVDSQGRIYLLSEEMGRFYVYDHNEKFLFKGGQKGGGGGKLSRPRGICADPQKKLIYVVDYMRHTGLVYDYDTGKLKFEFGGRGWNPGWFNYPSDVMIDSFGRIYITDLFNHRVQVLEVEGGPKTSLPLSPVPSFLLPENK, encoded by the coding sequence ATGATTAGCAATTATTTAAGGCCCAGCAAATGGTTAATTATTATTGTTTTGCTGGGCCTTTTCTTTTGGTTGTCCCCCAGTTATTCACAACAAGTTACTGACCAGGTAAGTGAAGAGGCTTTAAAAAAAGCACTTGAAGGCACCGCTCAAAGAGCAGAACCAAAAGTCATTGCTATTATCGATAAAGACGATCAAGGTAACAAATTGTCTTTCCCATCATATTTGGCCTATGATCCTGGAAGGGATGAGTTATACGTAGTTGATACGGCTAAGGGAAGAATAATTGTTTACAGTCCTGATCTCTTTCCTATTTTTTCAATGGGTAAAGGGAGAGGAGTTTTTGCCCCAGCTGGATTAGCTATCGATAAACAAGGCAATATTTATCTATGCCAGGGAACCAGTTCTTATGAATCTCGTCCTCATATTTCTGTGTTTAACGCGGCCGCTATAAAGATAAAAGACATTTTTCTAAAAGGCTTTGAAGGAGCAGAAAATTTTCATCCTCGTTCAATAGCTATAGGTCAAAATGGCAAACTCTATGTTACCGGGATAGGTTATAGGGGCTTAATAGTTCTAGATAAAGAAGGAAATTATATAAAAACCTTAGCTCCTAAAGATAGATTTACCCCTGAAACACCGGAAAAAGAAGCGATTATTACGGATGTTTTTGTAGACAGTCAAGGTAGAATTTATCTCCTTAGTGAAGAAATGGGACGTTTCTATGTGTATGACCATAACGAAAAATTTCTTTTCAAGGGAGGACAAAAAGGTGGTGGCGGGGGTAAATTAAGCCGGCCTCGCGGAATATGTGCCGATCCCCAAAAAAAATTAATATATGTAGTGGATTATATGAGACATACCGGTTTAGTATATGACTATGATACGGGTAAACTAAAATTTGAGTTTGGAGGTCGAGGCTGGAACCCCGGCTGGTTTAATTATCCTTCAGACGTAATGATAGATAGCTTCGGGCGTATATATATAACTGATCTTTTCAATCACCGTGTTCAGGTGTTAGAAGTAGAAGGAGGCCCCAAAACTTCCCTTCCTTTAAGCCCAGTGCCTTCTTTTCTCCTTCCTGAAAATAAATAA
- a CDS encoding cytochrome c3 family protein, whose translation MKFLFTLFTVFLTILALTSYGNARVSGVCSNCHTMHNSQNGQIVSESGPHMGLTKYDCVGCHSSSESSTTYMLGDSIVPVVLYTGGNAPTNYLAGGNFWWVKEGLGNTDGQVGDPKGHNVFLNEQDDFLNAAPGAAISCTNSCHSTLSQPSVIENKYGCTGCHLYPKHHVNDHPNGNYNNVVGENGGWYRFLAAAHSPGYGVEGIEDNDWEATVSASDHNEYFGKPGNLSGTGGFMSIQANTMTAFCTGCHGNFHIENDDENGGSPWLRHPSDAVIPNSGEYANYTVYNPLAPVARPDLTALGGPSATVTPGQDMVMCLSCHRPHGTPYDDILRWDYSQCTVGDSTNCGCFVCHTNKGVFQ comes from the coding sequence ATGAAATTTCTTTTCACATTGTTTACAGTTTTCTTAACTATTTTAGCTTTAACTTCCTACGGAAACGCCCGTGTTTCTGGAGTTTGTTCAAATTGTCACACTATGCATAACTCTCAAAATGGCCAGATAGTAAGCGAATCCGGGCCTCATATGGGGCTTACCAAATATGATTGTGTAGGCTGCCATTCCTCAAGTGAATCTTCTACTACTTATATGTTGGGTGATAGCATTGTTCCTGTAGTTCTTTATACTGGTGGAAATGCCCCCACCAATTATCTAGCTGGCGGAAACTTTTGGTGGGTAAAGGAAGGGCTTGGGAATACCGATGGCCAGGTAGGAGACCCTAAAGGCCACAACGTATTTTTAAATGAACAGGATGACTTTTTGAATGCGGCTCCTGGAGCCGCCATAAGTTGTACTAACAGCTGTCATTCCACCCTTAGCCAACCATCTGTTATAGAGAACAAATATGGCTGTACCGGCTGTCACCTTTATCCTAAACACCATGTCAATGACCATCCAAATGGTAATTACAATAATGTAGTGGGTGAAAATGGCGGTTGGTATAGGTTCTTAGCTGCTGCTCATTCGCCAGGTTATGGAGTAGAAGGAATTGAAGACAATGATTGGGAAGCCACAGTTAGTGCTTCTGACCACAACGAATATTTTGGAAAACCCGGTAATTTATCAGGAACTGGTGGATTTATGAGTATCCAAGCTAACACTATGACCGCTTTTTGTACCGGTTGTCATGGGAATTTTCATATAGAAAACGATGACGAAAACGGCGGCTCTCCCTGGTTAAGGCATCCTTCTGATGCAGTTATTCCGAACTCTGGAGAATATGCTAATTACACTGTTTATAATCCTTTGGCTCCAGTGGCTCGGCCTGACCTAACAGCTTTAGGAGGACCTAGTGCCACTGTTACTCCAGGACAGGATATGGTTATGTGCCTATCATGCCATAGGCCCCATGGTACTCCCTACGACGACATTCTGAGGTGGGATTACTCTCAATGCACCGTGGGAGACTCCACTAATTGCGGCTGTTTTGTCTGTCATACTAACAAGGGTGTATTTCAGTAA
- a CDS encoding cytochrome c3 family protein produces the protein MKRWFLFLICLTLIGFLPKSTLARVQGQCADCHTMHNSQGGQSVVEGGPYRALTIGDCVGCHTGTNTGTNNIPYVLSPSEPTYGTFGIEGNTLAGGNFYWVKNGDDASGHNVKNIANVDGAIGMTPPGWDTSFNANGALANNEATWSKQLTCAGTYGCHGTHDKEDDFAAIRGAHHADDSTIDGSTVGTSFRFLYGIKGIEDNDWEYQPTSSEHNQYYAVNRSSFTTPTDSASINYLCAECHGQFHSGNEISYSGSGSPWLRHPSDFALSSAAGAGYTAYPGPFGTAGTYWPGAPLGSSDLTGGVLSTVQFSGSDDIVLCISCHRAHGSPYADILRWNYANCNASSGVGDQCGCFACHTNKY, from the coding sequence ATGAAACGTTGGTTTTTATTTCTAATCTGTTTAACTTTGATAGGATTTTTACCAAAATCTACCTTAGCTAGAGTGCAAGGGCAGTGTGCTGATTGCCACACCATGCACAACTCGCAAGGTGGACAGAGTGTAGTAGAAGGCGGTCCTTATCGAGCTCTTACTATCGGGGACTGTGTAGGTTGCCATACGGGAACTAACACTGGAACCAATAATATTCCTTATGTTCTAAGTCCAAGCGAACCGACATATGGCACATTTGGTATTGAAGGAAATACCTTAGCCGGTGGTAACTTTTACTGGGTTAAAAACGGTGATGATGCCAGCGGACACAACGTTAAAAACATAGCTAACGTAGATGGTGCTATCGGGATGACCCCTCCTGGCTGGGATACCAGCTTTAACGCCAACGGTGCCTTAGCTAACAACGAAGCTACCTGGAGCAAACAATTAACCTGTGCTGGTACCTATGGTTGTCATGGTACACATGATAAAGAAGACGATTTTGCTGCCATTCGTGGTGCTCACCATGCTGATGACAGCACTATTGACGGATCTACTGTAGGAACAAGCTTCCGTTTCTTGTATGGAATCAAGGGCATTGAAGACAACGATTGGGAATATCAGCCTACTAGCAGTGAACACAACCAATATTACGCTGTTAATCGCTCCTCTTTTACCACACCAACTGATAGTGCCTCTATTAATTACCTCTGCGCCGAGTGTCACGGGCAGTTCCACAGTGGAAATGAAATAAGCTATAGTGGTAGCGGCTCTCCCTGGCTTAGACACCCCTCTGATTTTGCTCTAAGCTCTGCAGCAGGCGCTGGCTACACGGCCTATCCTGGACCTTTCGGGACAGCTGGTACCTATTGGCCTGGAGCGCCTTTAGGAAGTAGTGATCTCACCGGTGGAGTCCTTTCTACCGTTCAATTTAGTGGTAGTGATGATATAGTTTTATGTATCTCCTGTCACCGAGCCCACGGTTCTCCTTACGCCGATATTTTGCGTTGGAATTATGCTAACTGTAACGCTTCCAGCGGAGTTGGTGATCAGTGTGGCTGTTTTGCCTGCCACACTAACAAATACTAG
- a CDS encoding GNA1162 family protein — protein sequence MQKSFVRSGVDIGYIKKVAVLTFQNNSQDNFAAERLRNIVITEILSRGIFDVIDKSLVDTVLLEEGITEQTIYNKITLRRIAKKLGVQALITGSVDTYEIVREGTYSYPVVAITLTLIDGSTGEIVWRASGSLTGYSTIGRIFGLKPKDLTQLSFELVQNLLKQLS from the coding sequence GTGCAAAAGTCTTTTGTAAGGTCAGGGGTTGATATAGGATATATAAAAAAAGTAGCGGTTCTGACTTTCCAGAACAATAGTCAAGATAATTTTGCTGCAGAAAGATTAAGAAATATTGTAATTACTGAAATACTTTCAAGAGGTATTTTTGATGTAATAGATAAATCTTTGGTTGATACGGTTTTACTAGAAGAAGGCATAACCGAGCAAACCATATATAATAAAATTACTTTACGGAGAATAGCAAAAAAATTGGGGGTTCAGGCCTTAATAACTGGTTCTGTTGATACTTATGAAATTGTACGTGAAGGTACCTATAGTTATCCTGTAGTGGCCATCACCTTAACCCTTATTGATGGTTCTACTGGGGAAATCGTATGGCGGGCCAGTGGTTCACTTACTGGATATAGTACTATTGGCCGAATATTCGGGCTCAAGCCAAAAGATTTGACCCAACTCAGTTTCGAGCTGGTTCAGAATCTTCTAAAACAATTAAGTTAA